DNA from Brassica napus cultivar Da-Ae chromosome C4, Da-Ae, whole genome shotgun sequence:
TATAGAATGTCTAGCATGATTAAAAAAGTCAGTTATCGTGCATGCTAAATTTTGACTGGCTCTTTATGCTTCTATGTCAGTCACTGCTATGAAGAATATCGAAGCTATTTATGGATTAAACATGATAAGTTGGCAGGGAGATCCGTGCGTTCCTGAAGTTTTAAAATGGGAAGGTCTGAAGTGTAGCTACACTAATAACGCTGTAACTGGTAAATCAAGAAAGGAATACATGGAATAAAAAAGAAtggaataagatgaatgaaatgCAGTAGAAAAATGGAATGGATTCATTCCatttgttccttatcaaaattgttttggaatgttttgctttatatttttattagatttttttggaaTTGATGGAATGAGCATTCCATTCCATTCATGttaaatggtaaaaaaatttatggAATTAATGGAATTGATCATTCCAAAGCATTTCATTCCAAATATGGTCAATCCAGTTGCAGCAGTCTATTTCTCCAAGAATTATTTCCTTGTAAGATCACTATATCATGCACTTTTTCATGTTAAAACTCAAGTCATTCAAGTATTCTACACTTAGTTATCATTTTAATTATCTAAACAGAGATTTATCATCACGAGGGTTGAAAGGGGTAATAACGCACGCCTGCCTTTCAAAATCTGACCGAGCTTCAAAAACCGTAAATCCCTACTTTTTTCTTAGTCATCTCTATATGTTACATCATCACTTATCATTAGAAAccattagaaaatatataatttacaaataaaataataacgaTTATCCTTTCTCGACGGACGAACGTCATTCAACCAATGGACAATCTATCCCGCCAtggagaaaaatagaaaaacatttTGCTTACTTTTTGTTATAGCTTCCTTtgcttttcaaaatttttttttttttgaaaacgaaTATAGTAGCTTTCTATATGCTAAGATGAATAGATTCGTGTTTTACTATCAatatgagaaaacatgaaataagATGGCCACGTTTTTGCAACAAGAGTATGGCCATGATTTTCTTATAACTTAAGTAAGTGTTGTCATATTTATCTGTGACCATGACGTTGGATTTTTATCATTACATATATCTTAATTTCAAGGAAAAAAATGTATTCTCCACGTATAAACGAGAAAACggactttttatattttacaaaccCTAGGGATTTATCAAATAACAGTCTTACTGGAGGAGTGCCCGAATTTCTAGCTAACATGAAATCATTATCGATCATGTAAGCTGATTTTACACAAACATTGTTAGTCACTTATATTATACTTGATTCGGCTATTGTCAATGTAATGTTTACTAAACCTTGTCAGAAATTTAAATTGGAACGACCTTATGGATCCTCTTCCTAAAGTCTTTCATGATAGAGAAAAGAATGGACTTAAGCTAACGTAAGATTTTCAaatttctgtatttttttttaacaaatccTCCACCAGTTTTGTTCACTTTATATCATGTTCGACAACATTTATGGTCTTAAGGATCAACGGAAACCCCAAGCTTTGTGCTGATGCGTCATGCaaaaagaacaatcaaaagtACGTTTTACCAGTTATTACATCGACAGCATCTGTGCTCGTCATTATAGCTGTGCTAATTCTCATTCttgttttcaaaaagaaaaagtcaaCGCAAGGTATGTAATTGACTATAGATGTATATATTCCTATTGTAACGTGCATGTGGTATACTAATGGAAACCAAATctcatatatttttgttgtcaCACTTTATTCTTCCTCTACAGTTCAACACGAATTACCAAATGGAAGGTCCATAAATAGGCAGACCAAAAGGTTCACTTATTCAGAGGTAGTAGCCTTCACAGACAATTTTGAAAGAGTTCTTGGAGAAGGAGGGTTCGGAATAGTGCATCATGGTTCTTTGAATGGTACACAACCGATAGCTGTTAAACTACTTTCTCAATCATCAGTACAAGGCTATAAGGAATTCAAAGCAGAGGTATGTTAAGATTAATAAATACATAatgtatatattgtaatatatCTAATTATCATGGCTTATAAATCTTCACTAAAAATGTACTGTATCTAAATAATGTTTTGGAATTGTTGGTCAGGTGGAACTTCTTTTGAGAGTTCACCATGTTAATTTGGTAAGTCTGGTAGGATATTGTGACGAAGAAGGGCACTTGGCTCTCATTTATGAGTATGCCCCCAATGGAGACTTAAAACAACATCTCTCTGGTATAAATTTGAGTACACCACAATTTTAAATAAGGTTACTTtccatatttaaattttcatgtCTTTAGTATATCATTCAAATGTTCTAATTTATAGGTGAACGTGGTGGCTCACCTCTAAAATGGTCAAGTCGACTAAAAATTGCCATCGAAACCGCACAAGGTTAGTTTGTTTTAAGTTGAGCACCCATCAATCACTTTACATTAACCATGTAACATGAACAAATTTTACTATTAATATAGGATTGGAGTATTTGCATACGGGTTGCAAGCCTCCAATGGTACATCGTGATGTCAAAACAACAAATATACTTTTGGATGAGCACTTCCACGCAAAGCTTGCAGATTTTGGTCTTTCGAGATCTTTTCCAATTGGAGGTGAAGCTCATGTGTCAACAGCAGTTGCTGGTACTCCTGGATATCTTGATCCCGAGTAAGTTTTATATCATCGCACTAATATCACCGATGTTTTTTTCTAACTTCACTTAACAAAGAAACTTTGCGTTTTGTCTTGTAGATATTATCGAACAAATAGGTTGAATGAGAAAAGTGATGTTTATAGTTTTGGTATTGTACTATTGGAGACTATCACAAGTCGACCTGTCATTCAACAAACCCGAGAAAGATCACATATAGCAGCATGGGTGGGATACATGCTTACGAAGGGAGATATTGAAAATGTTGTGGATCCAAGGCTCAATAGAGAGTATGAGCCCACTTCTGTCTGGAAGGCTCTTGAGATAGCAATTTCATGTGTGAATCCTTCTTCTGAAAAACGACCAAACATGTCTCAAGTTATTAATGAATTAAAGGAGTGTCTTACGTTAGAGAACTCAAGACAAGGAGGAAGACCTGAGCATGAGCTTTACCACTGAAGTTACCCCAAGTGCACGATAACTTATGCCAACAATCAGATAATCACTAAGCTTTGAAATTTTCTGAattcatttgttttgttttattttgttgtttgcGAACATTGATCATCTTGTTGACCATTATCAGTACAACTTCATTGGTACTTATAATTGGGCGCCAAGATATATGTCAATAATATCTTCGAGATACGATTTAGATACTTTCCATATCATAGTAGGAAATACTAATGTGTATATGTATCGATGTAAATTGATCAATGAAAGCAACTGAATTCACTttatttcatggtatcagagcataaaATCCTTATAGAAACATTCAATTACAGCCGCCGCCGCCATAGAGCCACCACCGCCGTTGTTGAAGAGCACCGCTGCTGTACAAGCCGCCGTCTCTTTCTACTTAAACTTCTACCTTCTACTAAAAACGTAACAATTCGGTTACTGCTGGAGCTGTCACCACCGCTGCATCAAATCCTATGTTCTCGTTGCACCCCTCTGACAATCCTGGAGCCTTGATCTCCTCCGTCGTATTGAAAGAAGAAAACTACCTGGAGTGGTCGACTGAATTGAGAAACTCACTTCAggcaaaaaagaaaattaggtTCATAGATGGAACCCTTACGAAACCAGTAGCTGAACCTGATCTAAGCTCGTGGCTTGCAGCCAACTCGATGACCGTTGGATGGATTCAGACATCCATAGATCCCAAAATTCACTCCACTGTGGCTTACGAATCTGTAGCTGCAACTCTTTGGGAAAGCCTTCGTGTTCGTTTCTCAGTAGGCAACGGAGTACGAAAGCAAGTTTTGAAAGATGAGATCGCTTTGTGCAAGAAAAATGGTCAACCTGTTCTCGAGTATTATGGACGCCTCACGAAGCTGTGGGAGGAACTCCAAAACTACAACACCTTCCAAGGTGTGCCGTTGTGAAGCTGCAGCAGACATATTGAAGGAACGAGAAGATAGTCGAGTTCATAAGTTCCTCTTTGGGCTCGATCTTCCTCGATTTGGGAACATCCGGTCAACAATCACTGGAGAAGACCCACTCCCTCCTTTAAACAAAGTTTACTCATGTGTTATCAGAGAAGAGCAGAACCAGAATATTGCGGAAACACAAGAAGTCGCCAAAACAGAGGACATCGGTTTCTCTTTTAAAACACAAACGGCCCCTCAGGCCGCTGCAGTCTCTGGGCAGCGTTATCATGACCGCTCTGCTCTTTCTTGCACTCATTGTCATTTACAAGGACACGAGATGACAGAGTTTTTCCTGCTTCATGAATATCCTGACTGGTAACCGACCTGTCAACTCAGACAACAAATCTGTTCAGCGAGGTGGATGCGGAACACGGGGTACAAGACGCGGGAGAGGCAGAGTCAATAGTGCTCGCTCCTCTAGTGACAATGGCCACGATCAGATTTCTCAACTCATGCAGCTCCTTCAATATCAGCAAACAAACATCTCATCTGAAAAGTTGTCGGGTAAAACTAATCTTTCTGATGTAATAATTGACACAGGTGCCTCTCATCACATGACATGAGACTTTTCTATGCTGATAAACGTGGTTGATATCGTTTCTTCACCTGTAAAATCCGAAATGGGAATGCCTCTCGAGCTATAAAGCGTGGTGTACTGCCATTGAGCTCTGGATATTGGCTTGATGATGTGTTATTTGTTTCTGTCTTTGACTGCACATTGATATCTGTTGCAAAGCTATTGAAACAAACCGGTTGCATAGCCATATTTACAGATACTTTGTGTTTCTTGCAGGACTGTTTTTCGAGGAATTTGATTGGAGCGGGTGAAGAGCGTGAGGGAGTGTACTATTTTACTGGAATCTCAGCTGCTCGTGCACACAAGGTTTCAAAGGGAGACAATTCTTCTGGAGCATTGTGGCACCGTAGATTAGGACATCCATCTGCTGGTGTTTTACTTTCTTTATCTGAATGTGATCAATCCTCTAGTactttgggagagatcaagagttgtgatattttttttcGTGCCAAACAAACACGAGAAGTTTTTAATGATAGTATTAATAAAGCTTCAGATTGCTTTTCTCTTGTTCATGCGGATGTTTAGGGACCTTATTGAACCCTTTCCACTAGTGGTGCAATATACTTTCTCACACTGGTTGATGACTACTCTAGAACTGTGTGGATACACCTTATGTCTACAAAGACGAAAGTCTCGGGTCTAATTTGAAACTTTTGTGCTATGTCAGAACGACAATTCGGAAAACATGTTAAGTCATTTAGGAGTGACAACGGCACTGAATTTATGTGCCTTACATCCTTCTTTCAGGAGCATGGCATCATGCACCAAACCTCCTGGGTTGACACTcactcctcaacaaaatggtCGAGTTGAGCGAAAACACCGACACATCCGCAACGTAGCTCGCGCGTGCCTCTTCCAAAATCATCTACCTGTTAAATTCTGGGGTGAAAGTATCCTCACAGCCACTCACTTGATAAATCAGATGGCTTCCCCTGTTCTAAAGGGCAAGACGCCTTATGAGTTACTTTTTTGCACCCGACCCAAGTATGACATGATACGCACTTTCGGTTGTTCGTGCTACGCTCATCTTTGGTCGCGCGACAAGGATAAATTTGGTACTCGCAGCAGAAGATGTGTCTTTGTAGGCTACCCGTACGGTAAAAAGGTATGGCGACTATATGATATCGAGTCAGGAAAATTCTTTGTTAGTCGAGATGTACAGTTTCAAGAAGATGTGTTCCCATTCATGAATGTTGCACATGAAACTTTACCTTCACAACAAGCACCGGATGAATCTGTTGATGCAGACTGGACGCCTCCACCTACGGGTGATCTTTCTCCAGTGACACTTTCTGAGGTTTCTCATGATATACAATCGGCGGAATTTGCTTCCATCGAACCTGTTCCGACAGATGATGCAACTGACACGGCTATAACTCCTCTGGTCACTGCAGAATCTGATGAATCACATATTGTTGCTTCACC
Protein-coding regions in this window:
- the LOC106350669 gene encoding probable LRR receptor-like serine/threonine-protein kinase At2g28960, coding for MDPLPKVFHDREKNGLKLTINGNPKLCADASCKKNNQKYVLPVITSTASVLVIIAVLILILVFKKKKSTQVQHELPNGRSINRQTKRFTYSEVVAFTDNFERVLGEGGFGIVHHGSLNGTQPIAVKLLSQSSVQGYKEFKAEVELLLRVHHVNLVSLVGYCDEEGHLALIYEYAPNGDLKQHLSGERGGSPLKWSSRLKIAIETAQGLEYLHTGCKPPMVHRDVKTTNILLDEHFHAKLADFGLSRSFPIGGEAHVSTAVAGTPGYLDPEYYRTNRLNEKSDVYSFGIVLLETITSRPVIQQTRERSHIAAWVGYMLTKGDIENVVDPRLNREYEPTSVWKALEIAISCVNPSSEKRPNMSQVINELKECLTLENSRQGGRPEHELYH